Proteins co-encoded in one Streptomyces sp. NBC_01283 genomic window:
- a CDS encoding AAA family ATPase, giving the protein MYSLRQRDNRRSLAERLLLYMLPGLAVAIGALLGLLTSDHISPVLVVLTALVTVCGFAVPPAVDALSDRVSRRAQHQQLLAQRSDTAAAQRAEQLRSHFHPRGRGILPSLVREGSYFMGRLRVLRELVDWINGAGLDVAWSRVVTGAPGSGKSAVLGRLVSLADAGQPNEVLATAPAGTRPPVGSISMAVHVRGRTADEVAAEISQALTIDEGTCSGLLAHLREDVEHRPTVVVVDGVDEAADAHRLIVDLLEPLAAASERTGIRLLVGTRRGGEDHLLRLFGASALILDLDDEQYLDRRDVAEYVCSTLLADPDPQVRTPYRARPALAEKVAVAVAARAGSSFLVAQLTALSLMGSDEPVDTGSSGWAETFPTTVGTAMDRYLRDVQPGGPWLRDLLMALAWSQGDGFSDPGTWAAAATLLGTAAYSERDVTRLLLDSAAVDLLHRSTHGDRVAFRLFHEALGEHLRQLSTRQRPAAEVHRRLADILVEKLSSSSLGERDWAHADSYTRTYLPFHAGEGQVLDQLLDDAGFLAAVDPARLLTALPEARTGSGRRVARIIQRVGQQLLVAPEDERICYLEMAAHMSGDVRLAGELAATAPDRPWSVLWARWDALIESRMLGHHDDYVLAVDTVETARGIVVLSASAWGIQAWRLADGEPMVTGVREPDSPILDMAAFRQGDGIAIVTLHEDGHLLRTSPDAGDPQRILAEGRAPNGVWSLDVAGQSAVATVSRDHVVEVLSARDGHVLDLPPVVIGRDDRVLMVDNVGGQCFAVVSGDSADIKMWDLTAGRQLSEPLRPGVHVPGWRSDTRFWAASLAERQDGPVFLLGTTAGQVIAWDPIRGEVVGDPQHGDAGVFTTLVTGHDNDLWCWGDWNGNLFMHGAAQEEVRQLAVHDGGVQALAQCELNGARLLISGGRDGAVRAWNVQAARPVASFGDHHSVVAGADSTRQSCIASIRADGSLVIFEADAGGVLAELRRSAEEGFRCAAVMPGDPRSFVTLDRQRRITLRGFPDGRPSHDFQLAADEEWRSIAVMNRQRPLLLVTATSGRLGFFDLATCDAVRPPLACHTGRFMVAPLPEQPDEAHRFITWDWECFQARLWNVRSDETRHLDLPVLRVDNGDPFSISAVSFGHIGDIPVAVGVGGYSRLHIWNTEDGSLMIDAQLEQAHHMALLDVDTTQIDRQSLMLSGGHTCSAALWSAESRREHHLRVGSPLQSTRFLPGNRAVVAGSRGIMVLELGSRLLSRFERP; this is encoded by the coding sequence GTGTACTCACTGCGCCAGCGTGACAACCGAAGGTCACTGGCCGAGCGCCTGTTGCTCTACATGCTGCCGGGCTTGGCCGTCGCGATCGGGGCCCTGCTGGGGCTCCTCACGTCTGACCACATCTCCCCTGTCCTGGTGGTCCTCACAGCCCTGGTCACGGTGTGCGGATTCGCGGTACCACCGGCGGTTGATGCGCTCAGCGATCGAGTTTCCAGGCGGGCGCAGCACCAGCAACTGCTGGCTCAAAGGTCAGATACCGCGGCTGCGCAGCGGGCGGAGCAGTTGCGCAGTCACTTCCACCCTAGAGGGCGTGGAATTCTGCCTTCGCTCGTGCGCGAGGGCTCGTACTTCATGGGTCGGCTGCGAGTGCTGCGTGAGCTGGTGGACTGGATCAACGGCGCCGGTCTGGACGTTGCGTGGTCTCGCGTCGTGACTGGTGCACCGGGATCCGGTAAGTCAGCGGTTCTCGGAAGGCTGGTGAGTCTGGCCGACGCCGGACAACCCAATGAGGTGCTTGCCACAGCACCGGCCGGGACGCGACCGCCGGTCGGCTCCATCAGCATGGCGGTGCACGTACGTGGCCGCACGGCAGACGAAGTGGCCGCCGAGATCTCACAGGCCCTGACGATCGACGAGGGGACGTGCAGCGGTCTCCTCGCACATCTCCGCGAGGATGTCGAGCATCGACCAACTGTAGTCGTCGTCGATGGGGTGGATGAGGCTGCTGACGCCCATCGGCTCATCGTTGACCTACTCGAGCCTCTGGCGGCTGCGTCGGAGCGGACGGGCATCCGTCTGCTCGTCGGCACGCGCCGAGGTGGCGAGGACCACCTGCTGCGGCTGTTCGGAGCTTCAGCGCTCATACTCGATCTGGACGATGAGCAGTATCTGGATCGACGCGATGTTGCCGAGTACGTCTGCAGCACATTGCTGGCCGATCCGGACCCGCAGGTCCGCACTCCCTACCGTGCCCGCCCTGCACTCGCGGAGAAGGTAGCTGTGGCCGTAGCAGCTCGTGCCGGCTCCAGTTTTCTCGTGGCACAGCTCACGGCGCTGTCTCTGATGGGATCTGACGAACCCGTGGATACAGGGAGCTCGGGGTGGGCGGAGACGTTTCCCACCACAGTGGGTACCGCCATGGACCGATACCTTCGTGACGTTCAGCCAGGTGGGCCGTGGTTACGCGATCTGCTGATGGCTCTGGCCTGGTCCCAGGGCGACGGCTTCAGTGACCCGGGAACCTGGGCGGCCGCGGCCACCCTGCTGGGAACAGCCGCGTACTCCGAACGCGATGTCACCCGGCTGCTCCTGGACAGCGCTGCGGTGGACCTGCTCCACCGCAGCACCCACGGAGACCGTGTCGCCTTCCGACTCTTCCACGAAGCGCTGGGCGAGCATTTGCGGCAGCTGAGCACCCGTCAGCGTCCGGCAGCCGAGGTCCACCGCCGTCTTGCGGACATCCTCGTCGAGAAGCTGTCGTCGTCTTCCCTCGGCGAGCGGGACTGGGCGCACGCCGACAGCTACACGCGTACCTACCTGCCTTTTCATGCGGGCGAGGGCCAGGTGCTGGACCAGCTCCTCGATGACGCGGGCTTTTTGGCTGCCGTGGATCCGGCTCGCCTGCTGACGGCACTCCCCGAGGCTCGCACCGGGTCGGGTCGGCGAGTGGCTCGCATCATTCAGCGAGTCGGCCAGCAACTGCTTGTGGCACCGGAAGACGAGCGCATCTGCTACCTCGAGATGGCGGCCCACATGTCCGGCGACGTGCGCTTGGCGGGCGAATTGGCAGCTACAGCTCCCGATCGTCCCTGGTCGGTGCTCTGGGCTCGCTGGGACGCTCTCATCGAGAGCCGCATGCTCGGTCACCATGACGACTACGTCCTGGCTGTCGACACCGTTGAGACAGCGAGGGGGATCGTGGTGCTCTCGGCGAGTGCATGGGGCATCCAGGCCTGGCGCCTCGCCGATGGAGAACCCATGGTGACCGGTGTACGGGAGCCGGATTCACCCATCCTCGACATGGCTGCCTTCCGGCAGGGTGACGGCATCGCCATCGTGACCCTTCACGAAGATGGGCATCTACTGCGCACGTCGCCGGACGCGGGCGATCCGCAGAGGATTCTCGCGGAAGGTCGTGCGCCAAACGGTGTCTGGTCGTTAGACGTCGCAGGTCAATCCGCAGTGGCTACGGTCAGCCGAGATCACGTAGTCGAGGTCTTGTCCGCCAGGGACGGTCATGTGCTGGATCTGCCGCCCGTCGTGATCGGTCGAGATGACCGAGTACTCATGGTGGACAACGTAGGTGGGCAGTGCTTTGCCGTGGTGAGCGGCGACAGTGCTGACATCAAAATGTGGGACCTCACCGCCGGTCGTCAGCTCAGTGAACCGCTGCGCCCCGGAGTTCACGTGCCGGGCTGGCGGAGTGACACGCGCTTCTGGGCTGCATCGCTCGCCGAGCGCCAGGACGGGCCCGTGTTCCTTCTGGGAACTACGGCAGGCCAGGTGATCGCTTGGGATCCGATCCGCGGAGAGGTTGTCGGGGACCCGCAACATGGTGACGCGGGAGTGTTCACCACTCTGGTTACGGGGCACGACAACGACCTGTGGTGTTGGGGTGATTGGAACGGCAACCTGTTCATGCATGGCGCTGCCCAAGAGGAGGTACGGCAACTGGCCGTTCATGACGGCGGGGTGCAAGCGCTGGCACAGTGCGAACTGAACGGTGCGCGCTTGCTCATCTCGGGGGGACGCGACGGCGCCGTACGCGCCTGGAACGTCCAAGCAGCCCGCCCGGTGGCTTCTTTCGGCGACCACCACAGCGTCGTAGCGGGAGCCGACTCCACCCGACAGAGCTGCATCGCGTCCATCAGGGCCGACGGCTCTCTTGTGATCTTCGAGGCGGACGCCGGTGGTGTCCTCGCCGAACTGAGGCGATCGGCCGAGGAGGGCTTCCGCTGCGCAGCCGTGATGCCGGGCGACCCGCGGTCCTTCGTCACGCTGGACAGGCAGCGGCGCATTACGCTGCGGGGCTTCCCGGACGGCCGACCGTCACACGACTTCCAGTTGGCCGCGGACGAGGAGTGGAGGTCTATCGCTGTCATGAACAGGCAGCGGCCATTGCTCCTCGTCACTGCGACAAGCGGGCGCCTGGGCTTCTTCGACCTGGCCACTTGTGATGCCGTTCGGCCACCGCTGGCCTGCCACACCGGCAGGTTCATGGTGGCTCCGCTCCCAGAGCAACCGGACGAAGCACACCGGTTCATCACGTGGGACTGGGAGTGCTTCCAGGCACGGCTATGGAACGTGAGGAGCGACGAGACGCGGCATCTCGACCTACCAGTCCTCAGAGTGGACAACGGCGACCCGTTTTCCATCTCGGCTGTCTCCTTCGGTCACATAGGTGACATCCCGGTCGCCGTTGGAGTCGGCGGCTACTCTCGTCTGCACATCTGGAACACCGAAGACGGTTCCCTGATGATCGATGCCCAACTCGAGCAGGCTCATCACATGGCATTGCTCGACGTGGACACCACCCAGATCGACAGGCAGTCGCTCATGCTCTCCGGCGGACACACCTGCTCCGCTGCCCTGTGGTCCGCGGAAAGTCGACGAGAGCACCATCTGCGGGTCGGATCACCGTTGCAGAGCACCAGGTTCCTTCCCGGCAACCGAGCAGTCGTGGCCGGGTCACGCGGCATCATGGTTCTCGAACTGGGCTCCCGCTTGCTCAGTCGATTCGAGCGCCCCTGA
- a CDS encoding ATP-binding protein gives MAVVLATVGAVLAALDAAAEWRQVLAGGCAAVAVLLLAWVLVLVHQLSAERAERARQERLAAAREAEVAHLAGVRLPAIAERVRAGQRLEGVPGPLAAPTETGEEFARALSAVAVALGSDEAVRRERGLRDSVQAAFESVARTMHAMATVQQQVLDRVERSIDDPHLMGEVMKADHAAAQMTRKAQTLLVMCGIWPARRETRPVSLYDCVRGAQSRIVEYSRIEVHGGQTLYAVPPAVEGLMHAIAELLENATVFSPSRSQVVVTIREVGAGAVLEIDDAGLGMPPDVLHRAMGQLRDDQDLARLGAVPRLGLACVGRWSRELGFNVELSGASAYGGTRAVTFVPFRLLTEPPSQLTGSHRAGSQTAPPRAAEPEPRSAAVPARQPMDPGGAPVHADARLPEHREPYEQHQQHEQYQQHDPAEHVELSARPAPGGPPARETPAGLPRRQNRRQAAPGVHRRPVPEQRQAPPTASTTPWTPEAARASIASVVSGSLRGRAALDADQPAAREPNPSAEPPPTVTPSQLPTPDEQDGGRQ, from the coding sequence ATGGCCGTGGTCCTCGCGACCGTGGGCGCGGTGCTCGCCGCGCTGGATGCCGCCGCGGAGTGGCGGCAGGTCCTGGCCGGCGGCTGCGCCGCGGTCGCGGTGCTGCTGCTCGCCTGGGTGCTGGTCCTGGTCCACCAGTTGTCCGCCGAGCGGGCCGAGCGCGCCCGGCAGGAGCGGCTGGCCGCGGCCCGGGAGGCCGAGGTCGCGCACCTCGCCGGTGTGCGGCTCCCGGCGATCGCGGAGCGCGTGCGCGCCGGGCAGCGCCTCGAGGGTGTGCCGGGGCCGCTGGCGGCGCCGACGGAGACCGGCGAGGAGTTCGCCCGGGCCCTGTCCGCCGTGGCCGTCGCCCTGGGATCGGACGAGGCGGTGCGGCGCGAACGCGGTCTGCGCGACTCGGTCCAGGCAGCCTTCGAGTCCGTCGCACGCACCATGCACGCGATGGCCACGGTGCAGCAGCAGGTCCTCGACCGGGTCGAGCGCTCCATCGACGACCCGCACCTCATGGGCGAGGTGATGAAGGCCGATCACGCCGCCGCACAGATGACCCGCAAGGCCCAGACGCTCCTTGTGATGTGCGGGATCTGGCCCGCACGGCGTGAGACGCGGCCGGTCTCGCTGTACGACTGCGTACGCGGCGCACAGTCGCGGATCGTGGAGTACAGCCGGATCGAGGTGCACGGCGGACAGACGCTGTACGCCGTGCCGCCCGCGGTCGAAGGCCTGATGCACGCCATCGCCGAACTCCTGGAGAACGCCACGGTGTTCTCGCCGTCGCGCTCCCAAGTCGTCGTCACCATCCGCGAGGTGGGGGCCGGAGCGGTCCTGGAGATCGACGACGCCGGACTCGGGATGCCGCCGGACGTGCTGCACCGGGCGATGGGCCAGCTCCGCGACGACCAGGACCTGGCCCGGCTCGGCGCGGTGCCGCGCCTTGGCCTTGCCTGCGTGGGCCGCTGGAGCCGCGAGCTGGGCTTCAACGTCGAGCTCAGCGGGGCCTCGGCCTACGGCGGCACGCGTGCGGTGACGTTCGTGCCGTTCCGCCTGCTGACCGAACCGCCCTCGCAGCTCACGGGATCCCATCGGGCGGGTTCCCAGACGGCGCCGCCGCGGGCCGCCGAGCCCGAGCCGCGGTCCGCCGCCGTTCCCGCGCGGCAGCCGATGGACCCCGGAGGGGCGCCGGTCCACGCCGACGCGCGGTTGCCCGAACACCGCGAGCCGTATGAACAGCACCAGCAGCACGAGCAGTACCAGCAGCACGACCCCGCCGAGCACGTGGAGTTGTCCGCCCGGCCCGCACCGGGCGGGCCTCCCGCACGCGAGACCCCCGCCGGGCTGCCCCGGCGGCAAAACCGGCGCCAGGCGGCCCCCGGCGTCCACCGTCGGCCGGTCCCGGAGCAGCGGCAGGCGCCCCCGACCGCGTCCACGACCCCGTGGACGCCGGAGGCGGCGCGTGCGTCGATCGCCAGCGTGGTGTCCGGTTCGCTGCGCGGCCGAGCGGCCCTCGACGCGGACCAGCCCGCGGCGCGGGAACCGAACCCGTCGGCAGAGCCCCCGCCGACCGTGACACCGTCCCAACTCCCCACCCCCGACGAGCAAGACGGAGGCCGGCAGTGA
- a CDS encoding roadblock/LC7 domain-containing protein, translating into MTGIITPLPDLGWMLRPLIEIPGVRHSVVVSEDGLRLGHASAENLSGPVSDLSVAEAESLSAACAAMTMTGRSTTALLFGSGADVRQLMLESDHGFVLFTHAGVGAHLGVATDLQADVGLVAQQMQLLVVKIGSHLSSQPRDPAAAAS; encoded by the coding sequence GTGACCGGAATCATCACCCCCCTTCCCGACCTGGGCTGGATGCTGCGCCCGCTGATCGAGATCCCCGGGGTCCGGCACAGCGTGGTGGTCTCCGAGGACGGGCTGCGGCTCGGACACGCCTCCGCGGAGAACCTCTCGGGGCCGGTGTCGGACCTGAGCGTCGCCGAAGCCGAGTCCCTCTCCGCGGCCTGCGCGGCGATGACCATGACCGGCCGGTCCACGACCGCGCTGCTCTTCGGATCCGGCGCCGACGTACGGCAGTTGATGCTGGAGTCCGACCACGGGTTCGTGCTGTTCACGCACGCCGGGGTGGGCGCGCACCTGGGGGTCGCCACCGACCTGCAGGCGGATGTCGGCCTGGTGGCCCAGCAGATGCAGCTGCTCGTGGTGAAGATCGGCTCGCACCTGAGCAGCCAGCCGCGGGATCCGGCCGCCGCGGCGTCATGA
- a CDS encoding DUF742 domain-containing protein produces MTGPRPEEPKASAVRPYVITRGRAASDTEALAWESLVMATDAAFPASLQPEHQTILAHCQGLLSVAEVAAHIGQPPSVVQVLLCDLLEWGLIVTRPPVPPAEYTDVTMLRKVLHGLESRL; encoded by the coding sequence ATGACGGGCCCGCGGCCGGAGGAGCCGAAGGCCTCGGCGGTCCGCCCGTACGTGATCACTCGCGGCCGGGCGGCATCCGACACCGAGGCGCTGGCCTGGGAGTCCCTGGTGATGGCGACGGACGCGGCGTTTCCCGCGTCGCTCCAGCCCGAGCACCAGACCATCCTGGCGCACTGCCAGGGGCTTCTCTCGGTGGCCGAGGTGGCCGCCCACATCGGCCAGCCGCCCTCGGTCGTCCAGGTGTTGCTCTGCGATCTCCTGGAATGGGGGCTCATCGTGACCCGCCCGCCCGTACCCCCGGCCGAATACACCGATGTGACCATGCTCAGAAAGGTCCTCCATGGTCTCGAAAGCCGCCTCTGA
- a CDS encoding ATP/GTP-binding protein codes for MVSKAASDAPSPPVRDPHQSAAGSGAGTDAGAGSGKYLTSSVAGAAKILVVGPLGVGKTTLIGTVSEIKPLSTEAVMTQAGARVDTVVAGGKTTTTVALDFGRMTIDGELVLYLFGTPGQQRFLPAWRDLAKGALGALALVDTRDLEASFDALGNLEELGLPFAVAVNVFPGSPQHAVDDLRAALDLLPGTPVVNCDARDPASSVRALIALVQHLIHVATETP; via the coding sequence ATGGTCTCGAAAGCCGCCTCTGACGCGCCGTCCCCGCCGGTCAGGGACCCGCACCAGTCCGCCGCCGGCTCCGGAGCCGGGACCGACGCGGGAGCCGGGTCGGGCAAGTACCTCACCTCCAGCGTCGCGGGCGCCGCAAAGATCCTGGTCGTCGGACCGCTCGGGGTCGGCAAGACCACCCTGATCGGCACCGTCTCGGAGATCAAACCCCTGTCCACCGAGGCCGTCATGACCCAGGCGGGCGCCCGGGTCGACACCGTCGTGGCCGGCGGCAAGACGACCACGACCGTGGCCCTCGACTTCGGCCGGATGACCATCGACGGCGAGCTGGTGCTCTACCTCTTCGGCACCCCCGGCCAGCAGCGGTTCCTGCCCGCGTGGCGGGACCTGGCCAAGGGCGCGCTCGGTGCCCTCGCCCTGGTGGACACCCGGGATCTGGAGGCGTCCTTCGACGCCCTGGGCAACCTGGAGGAGCTCGGACTGCCCTTCGCGGTGGCCGTCAACGTCTTCCCGGGCAGCCCCCAGCACGCCGTGGACGACCTGCGCGCCGCCCTCGACCTGCTCCCCGGCACCCCCGTGGTGAACTGCGACGCACGCGACCCCGCGTCCTCGGTCCGGGCGCTGATCGCCCTCGTCCAGCACCTCATCCACGTCGCCACGGAGACCCCATGA
- a CDS encoding cytochrome P450 yields the protein MTSPHAAAGPPDRCPVTGAPAPSAALYGPDLDGDTMPALYEQLRGAHGPVAPVSIAPGVDAWLVIGHRELLQLTRDEQDFSHDPRRWSLLREGRVPADSPILPMVGWRPALLFADGQQHRRMRAAVSAALAGINGHELRRTVRAAAEQVIVSFAERSEADLVADYARKLPMRVITALLGLDEETGRHLVEAVAGTVAATSASADASKRMGGILLQLIEEKRRRRGNDITSALLHHPAQLTDEEVLHNLVVMFVAGNQTTVNWIATTLRILLCDPEFRSSLTGGHLSVDDALDLVLWRFPPTQNFPARYATRDMTFGGQSIRTGDMLILGLAGANADPQILPDDGSPVVGNRSHLAFGAGPHICPAQDPARLITRTAVDTIRHRLPDLELAIPQRDLEWIKSPWSKGLAALPVHFTAPVLSQHPAPSPESWAVL from the coding sequence ATGACCTCGCCCCACGCCGCGGCCGGGCCGCCCGACCGCTGCCCGGTCACCGGAGCCCCGGCACCGTCGGCCGCGCTGTACGGACCCGATCTCGACGGCGACACCATGCCCGCCCTGTACGAGCAACTGCGCGGCGCCCACGGCCCGGTGGCGCCCGTCTCCATCGCACCCGGCGTCGATGCCTGGCTCGTCATCGGCCACCGCGAACTGCTCCAACTGACCCGCGACGAGCAGGACTTCTCGCACGACCCGCGCCGCTGGAGCCTGCTGCGGGAGGGCCGGGTGCCCGCCGACTCGCCGATCCTGCCCATGGTCGGCTGGCGCCCCGCCCTGCTGTTCGCCGACGGACAGCAGCATCGCAGGATGCGCGCCGCCGTCTCCGCGGCGCTGGCCGGGATCAACGGCCACGAACTGCGGCGCACGGTGCGGGCCGCCGCCGAGCAGGTGATCGTGTCGTTCGCGGAGCGCAGCGAGGCCGACCTGGTGGCCGACTACGCGCGCAAGCTGCCGATGCGCGTCATCACCGCACTGCTCGGCCTCGACGAGGAGACGGGCCGTCACCTGGTGGAGGCCGTGGCCGGCACGGTCGCCGCCACCAGCGCCTCCGCGGACGCCAGCAAGCGCATGGGCGGGATCCTGCTCCAGCTCATCGAGGAGAAGCGGCGCCGGCGCGGCAACGACATCACGTCGGCCCTGCTGCACCACCCGGCCCAGCTCACCGACGAAGAGGTCCTGCACAACCTCGTCGTCATGTTCGTCGCGGGCAACCAGACCACCGTCAACTGGATCGCCACCACCCTGCGCATCCTGCTCTGCGACCCGGAGTTCCGCTCGTCGCTGACCGGCGGCCACCTCAGCGTGGACGACGCACTCGACCTCGTCCTGTGGCGCTTCCCGCCCACGCAGAACTTCCCCGCCCGCTACGCCACCCGCGACATGACCTTCGGAGGTCAGTCCATCCGCACCGGCGACATGCTGATCCTCGGCCTGGCCGGTGCCAACGCGGACCCGCAGATCCTCCCGGACGACGGTTCACCGGTCGTGGGCAACCGCTCGCACCTGGCCTTCGGCGCGGGCCCGCACATCTGCCCCGCCCAGGACCCGGCCCGGCTCATCACCCGCACCGCCGTGGACACGATCCGCCACCGGCTGCCGGACCTCGAACTGGCCATCCCGCAGCGCGATCTGGAGTGGATCAAGTCGCCCTGGAGCAAGGGGCTCGCCGCGCTCCCGGTCCACTTCACCGCCCCGGTCCTCTCCCAGCATCCGGCCCCCTCGCCGGAGTCCTGGGCCGTGCTCTGA
- a CDS encoding cytochrome P450 → MDPAGGCPHAENARLLASGAVAPVVLPGDVQGMAVLGHDALKEFLAHPDVAKNAQHFAALQAGEIADGWPLKTFATVQGMTTADGTDHRRLRSLMGKAFTARRVAELQPRILALTTELLDDLDRAAAEGDGVADLRKHFALPLPMGVICELLGVDAEYHDRLHHLSNQIVATDIGPEEAMAANKEMVEVLGAVAAARAANPGDDLTTALIAAREENGDRLSPHELLGTLMLTIIAGHETTLNLITNAVRALCTHRDQLALAQSGKVSWADVVEETLRWDSPVSYFPFRYPTRDLTLDGTVIPQGTPVLAGYSAAGRDKQAHGPDADRFDVTRDHSTTRHLSLGHGAHFCMGAPLARMEATIALEQLFSRFPGLDLAVPEPELPRHASFVGNSVQKLPVRVGGPRP, encoded by the coding sequence ATGGACCCGGCCGGCGGCTGCCCGCACGCGGAGAACGCCCGGCTCCTCGCGAGCGGCGCCGTCGCACCGGTGGTCCTGCCCGGTGACGTACAGGGCATGGCGGTCCTCGGCCATGACGCGCTCAAGGAGTTCCTCGCGCACCCCGATGTCGCCAAGAACGCCCAGCACTTCGCCGCGCTGCAGGCGGGCGAGATAGCCGACGGCTGGCCGCTGAAGACGTTCGCGACGGTGCAGGGCATGACCACCGCCGACGGCACCGACCACCGCAGGCTGCGTTCCCTGATGGGCAAGGCGTTCACCGCGCGCCGGGTGGCGGAACTCCAGCCGCGGATCCTGGCCCTGACGACCGAGCTGCTCGACGACCTCGACCGTGCCGCCGCCGAGGGCGACGGCGTCGCCGACCTGCGGAAGCACTTCGCGCTGCCGCTGCCGATGGGGGTCATCTGCGAACTCCTGGGCGTGGACGCCGAGTACCACGACCGGCTGCACCACCTGTCGAACCAGATCGTCGCCACCGACATCGGCCCCGAAGAGGCGATGGCGGCCAACAAGGAGATGGTGGAGGTCCTCGGTGCGGTCGCCGCCGCCCGCGCGGCGAACCCGGGGGACGACCTGACCACCGCACTGATCGCGGCCCGCGAGGAGAACGGCGACCGGCTCAGCCCGCACGAGCTCCTCGGCACCCTGATGCTCACGATCATCGCCGGGCACGAGACCACACTGAACCTCATCACCAACGCCGTACGCGCCCTGTGCACGCACCGCGACCAGCTCGCCCTGGCGCAGTCCGGCAAGGTGAGCTGGGCGGACGTGGTGGAGGAGACCCTGCGCTGGGACAGCCCGGTCAGCTACTTCCCCTTCCGCTACCCGACCCGCGATCTCACGCTCGACGGCACCGTCATCCCCCAGGGCACCCCCGTCCTTGCCGGATACTCCGCGGCAGGCCGCGACAAGCAGGCCCACGGCCCCGACGCCGACCGCTTCGACGTCACCCGCGACCACAGCACCACCCGGCACCTGTCCCTGGGCCACGGCGCGCACTTCTGCATGGGCGCCCCCCTGGCCCGCATGGAGGCCACCATCGCCCTGGAGCAGCTTTTCAGCCGCTTCCCCGGCCTCGACCTCGCCGTTCCGGAGCCCGAACTGCCCCGCCACGCCTCCTTCGTGGGGAACAGCGTGCAGAAGCTTCCCGTGCGCGTGGGCGGCCCGCGGCCGTAA
- a CDS encoding LysR family transcriptional regulator, whose protein sequence is MTIELRHLRAFLAIAEEGNVTRAAARLHLSQPALSRTLRQLEDHLGARLVDRSTHHLELTAQGHTFRDKAAAALAAVETALDPRGLRRWPLRLGHTWAALGDHTVPLLRRWDETYPGTPLELLRIDDRTAGLTQGKVDVALLRGPVAAAGLRTELLLSEERVVVMPADSPLAALPRVTLADLAAHPIALNTVSGTTTMDLWPAAARPVATIEVTNTDEWLIAIAAGRAVGVSTTATPSQHTHPSLVFRPLPDAPPVPVTLAWRAGPGHPAVPDLVALAHQVLATTPR, encoded by the coding sequence ATGACCATCGAGCTGCGGCATCTGCGCGCCTTCCTCGCCATCGCCGAGGAGGGCAACGTCACGCGTGCCGCCGCCCGCCTCCATCTGAGCCAGCCCGCACTCTCGCGCACCCTGCGCCAGCTCGAGGATCATCTGGGCGCCCGCCTCGTGGACCGCTCCACCCACCACCTGGAGCTGACCGCCCAGGGGCACACGTTCCGCGACAAGGCAGCCGCCGCGCTGGCCGCCGTGGAGACCGCCCTCGACCCACGGGGGCTGCGGCGCTGGCCGCTGCGTCTGGGCCACACCTGGGCGGCGCTCGGTGACCACACCGTCCCGCTGCTGCGCCGCTGGGACGAGACGTACCCCGGGACTCCGCTGGAGCTGCTGCGCATCGACGACCGCACGGCGGGCCTCACCCAGGGCAAGGTCGACGTGGCCCTGCTGCGCGGCCCGGTCGCCGCGGCCGGGCTCCGTACGGAGCTGCTGCTGTCGGAGGAGCGGGTGGTGGTCATGCCGGCCGACAGCCCGCTGGCCGCACTCCCCCGGGTCACCCTGGCGGATCTCGCCGCCCATCCGATCGCCCTCAACACCGTCTCCGGCACCACGACGATGGACCTGTGGCCCGCGGCGGCCCGCCCGGTCGCGACCATCGAGGTGACCAACACCGACGAGTGGCTCATCGCCATCGCGGCGGGACGTGCCGTCGGGGTCTCGACGACGGCCACGCCGAGCCAGCACACGCACCCCTCGCTGGTCTTCCGTCCGCTCCCGGACGCGCCGCCCGTTCCCGTCACCCTTGCCTGGCGCGCGGGGCCGGGGCACCCGGCCGTCCCGGACCTGGTGGCACTCGCCCACCAGGTCCTCGCGACCACCCCCCGCTGA